In the Bacillus sp. FJAT-42376 genome, ATAAATCATGAGTTCATTAAAAATTTCGCAAAAGAAGCAGCCAGTCACCGCGAGAATTTCTATATGGTCGGGGAATTTTGGAACTCAGAGCTAAAAGCATGCCAGGAATTTCTGGATCAAATTGATTACCAGATGGATCTGTTTGATGTTTCCCTGCATTACAAGCTTCATGAAGCATCTATAGCGAAGCGTGATTTTGATCTTTCCACCATTTTTGACGACACCCTTGTCCAATCCCATCCTATGAATGCCGTAACCTTTGTCGATAACCATGACTCCCAGCCGAATGAAGCACTTGAATCATGGGTGGGAGACTGGTTTAAACAAAGCGCCTACGCGTTGATTTTGCTTAGAAAAGATGGGTACCCATGTGTGTTTTACGGAGATTATTTCGGAATTGGCGGAGACGAACCGGTTGATGGCAAGGGCATGGCAATTGACCCTCTTCTCCGGGCACGCTGCAGCAAGGCATACGGCGAGCAGGATGACTACTTTGACCATCCGAATACAATTGGATGGGTGCGCAGAGGTGTCGATGAAATGGAACGCTCCGGCTGCGCTGTCGTTATCTCCAACGGAGATGAAGGCGAAAAGAGAATGTTTGTCGGGGAACACCGTGCTGGTGAGGTATGGTCCGACCTTACCGGGACCCGTGAAGATACGATTGAAATTGAAGAAGACGGATTTGCCGTGTTCCCTGTAAACGGTGAAAGTGTTTCCGTTTGGGCACTGGCGGATGAGGATGAATCATAAGGAATATAGAGGTTGGGACAAAACTAAAATTCTTGTCCTGAAAAAAGCATGAAAAACGATAAAACCGAACGATTACGAAACCCTATACCAGAGTTTCAAATAATCGTTCGGTTTTTTTCGCTATGTTAAAGCATGATGTTGATTTTTTAAACCCAGTTGATTGAAGTGGAAACCAACAGCACAGTTTCACCTTCAAGTAAGAGGGAATATCAGCGGGGCCGGCACAGTGCCGGCCCCGCTAAGCTTCTCTAAATGAGGAGACGAACCTATAACCACGATTAAAAGATTATAGTACTCACACGCTCATGCGCCTCTTTTTTCTACTCTGCTTTCAGCCATTTAAAGGACATCGGCTTCAGCTTCAACGTATGATTTCTTTCCATTTTTTCACCCGTCATTACATCCTGCCCGGAAATCGGGCATGTCATTTCCTGTTCAGAATCCCCATTATTGAATACGGCGAGAAAACGCTCATTTTCCCACTCGCGGAGCATCATAAACAGGCTCCCCTTTGAATAAAGGGTTTTGTAGCTTCCATGAGTGAGAGCCTTACTGGTTTTACGGATGGCAATCAGCTGTTTGAAAAAAGTGAGAAGTCCGCTGTTCCGCTCTTTTTCATCCCAGACCATGCAGTTTCTTGATTGAGGCTCTTCTCCTCCGCTCAGGCCGATCTCGTCCCCATAATATATGTACGGCACTCCCATGTAGGCGAATTGAAAGGCCGCTGCAAGCCGGACCGCCTCTTCCCTCTCTCCGCATTCTGTCAGAAAACGCTTCGTGTCATGAC is a window encoding:
- a CDS encoding alpha-amylase produces the protein MPQNHTMMQFFEWHLKADGEHWKNLKEMAPKLKELCIDSVWIPPVTKGQSAEDTGYGVYDLYDLGEFDQKGTVRTKYGTKDELLAAIDACHNHDIQVYADIVMNHKAAADETETFQVVEVDPENRENVISEPFDIEGWTKFTFPGRKDKYSSFKWNFGHFNGTDYDAKTGKSGIFRILGKNKDWNENVDDEFGNYDYLMFANIDYDHPDVQQEMIDWGKWLADTTNCDGFRLDAIKHINHEFIKNFAKEAASHRENFYMVGEFWNSELKACQEFLDQIDYQMDLFDVSLHYKLHEASIAKRDFDLSTIFDDTLVQSHPMNAVTFVDNHDSQPNEALESWVGDWFKQSAYALILLRKDGYPCVFYGDYFGIGGDEPVDGKGMAIDPLLRARCSKAYGEQDDYFDHPNTIGWVRRGVDEMERSGCAVVISNGDEGEKRMFVGEHRAGEVWSDLTGTREDTIEIEEDGFAVFPVNGESVSVWALADEDES